A section of the Bryobacteraceae bacterium genome encodes:
- the cchA gene encoding carboxysome shell protein — protein MEALGMIETKGLIGAIEAADAMVKTANVVLTGKEYVGAAYVVVTVRGDVGAVKAATDAGAAAARRVGELIAVHVIPNPHEETEKVLPGSNAKK, from the coding sequence ATGGAAGCCCTTGGGATGATCGAGACGAAGGGATTGATCGGCGCCATCGAGGCCGCCGACGCGATGGTGAAGACGGCCAACGTGGTGCTGACCGGCAAGGAGTACGTGGGAGCGGCCTACGTGGTCGTGACCGTGCGCGGCGACGTGGGCGCAGTGAAGGCGGCCACCGACGCCGGCGCGGCGGCGGCGCGGCGCGTGGGCGAGCTGATCGCCGTCCACGTGATCCCCAACCCGCACGAAGAGACCGAAAAAGTCCTGCCCGGCTCGAACGCGAAGAAGTGA
- a CDS encoding NADH-dependent dehydrogenase produces the protein MTISRRRAARAATWTALSWSRVLGANDRIGLGVIGTGGRGIHVMTKFQLFHDCEVRALCDVYAARLDEALSKAPGARTFPHHEELLALKEVDAVLIGTPDHWHAQIAIDAMNAGKDVYVEKPLCRTREEPPRMVKAARVNNRICQVGLQQRSGPIYLEPLEKYVRSGALGRITHIDAVWNSGPPRPLRREPAQKPSNLDWIRFLGPVKYREWDPAQYWNFRAFLDYNGGKMTDFGHHWLDVVHMYMGERPPHSVVFAGGIFYDFHDGRTAPDTCNALFEYDGFTVLFQSNAYGLPGDYGITFHGDKGRLFVDRNRYVFTPAAKGAAPESRQIPGDITVDHVRNFLDCCRSRRLPNADVGIAAISILPPLLAVQSYLEKRRLRFDPERHEVLPL, from the coding sequence ATGACGATCAGCCGCCGCAGGGCCGCCCGCGCCGCCACATGGACGGCACTGTCCTGGTCCCGCGTCCTCGGCGCCAATGACCGCATCGGCCTCGGCGTCATTGGCACCGGCGGGCGCGGCATCCATGTAATGACAAAGTTCCAGCTCTTCCATGACTGCGAGGTGCGCGCCCTGTGCGACGTCTACGCCGCGCGGCTTGACGAGGCGCTCTCGAAGGCGCCCGGCGCAAGGACCTTTCCGCATCACGAGGAGCTGCTCGCCCTGAAAGAGGTGGACGCGGTGCTCATCGGCACGCCCGACCACTGGCACGCGCAGATCGCCATCGACGCGATGAACGCCGGCAAGGACGTCTACGTTGAAAAGCCGCTCTGCCGCACGCGCGAAGAGCCGCCCCGGATGGTGAAGGCGGCGCGCGTCAACAACCGCATCTGCCAGGTGGGGCTGCAACAGCGCTCCGGGCCCATTTATCTGGAGCCGCTCGAAAAATACGTCCGTTCCGGCGCGCTCGGCCGCATCACGCATATCGATGCCGTCTGGAACAGCGGCCCGCCGCGCCCGCTGCGCCGCGAGCCGGCCCAGAAACCTTCCAACCTCGACTGGATCCGCTTCCTCGGCCCGGTGAAATACCGCGAATGGGATCCTGCCCAATATTGGAATTTCCGCGCGTTTCTCGACTACAACGGTGGCAAGATGACCGATTTTGGCCATCATTGGCTGGACGTCGTCCACATGTACATGGGCGAGCGGCCCCCGCATTCGGTCGTCTTCGCCGGCGGCATCTTTTATGACTTCCACGACGGGCGCACGGCGCCGGACACCTGCAACGCGCTGTTCGAATACGACGGCTTCACCGTTCTGTTCCAGTCCAACGCGTATGGCCTGCCCGGCGACTACGGCATCACCTTCCACGGCGACAAAGGCAGGCTGTTCGTCGACCGCAACCGCTACGTGTTCACCCCGGCCGCAAAAGGCGCGGCGCCGGAAAGCCGCCAGATTCCCGGCGACATCACCGTCGATCATGTGCGCAACTTCCTCGACTGCTGCCGCTCGCGCCGCCTGCCGAACGCCGACGTGGGCATCGCGGCCATCTCCATTCTTCCGCCCCTGCTCGCGGTGCAGAGCTACCTCGAAAAGCGCCGCCTCCGCTTCGATCCGGAACGCCATGAGGTTCTGCCCCTGTGA
- the htpX gene encoding protease HtpX, giving the protein MNAVKTVLLLGLLSGILLALGQALGGASGLQTALVIAVAMNFFSYFFSDRIALMSSGAIPVTPTQNPGIYYRLAPIVERLCQRMGIPVPRLWVIPERSPNAFATGRNPQHASVAVTAGLLELLDDDELEGVIAHELGHVRHRDILISSIAATIAAAITFAARMFIFFGGGRHQDDDAPNPLASLALLLLAPIAALLIQMAISRTREFAADAEAARTVGTGRGLANALRKLEAWSKRIPLDANPAMSHMFIIKPFSGETLMRLFSTHPPTAERIARLERMA; this is encoded by the coding sequence ATGAACGCGGTCAAAACGGTTCTGTTGCTGGGTCTGCTCAGCGGCATCCTGCTCGCTCTCGGCCAGGCGCTCGGCGGCGCCTCGGGCCTTCAGACGGCGCTGGTCATCGCCGTCGCGATGAACTTCTTCAGCTACTTCTTTTCAGACCGGATCGCGCTGATGTCGAGCGGCGCCATCCCGGTGACGCCGACACAGAACCCGGGCATTTATTACCGCCTCGCGCCCATCGTCGAGCGGCTCTGCCAGCGCATGGGCATCCCGGTGCCCAGGCTGTGGGTGATCCCGGAGCGATCTCCCAATGCCTTTGCGACCGGGCGCAACCCGCAGCATGCCTCCGTCGCCGTTACCGCTGGATTGCTGGAACTGCTCGACGATGACGAGCTCGAGGGCGTCATCGCGCACGAGCTCGGCCACGTGCGGCACCGGGACATCCTCATCAGCTCCATCGCCGCCACCATTGCCGCGGCCATCACTTTCGCCGCGCGCATGTTCATCTTCTTTGGCGGCGGCCGCCATCAGGACGACGACGCGCCCAATCCCCTGGCCAGCCTCGCCCTTCTCCTGCTGGCGCCTATCGCCGCCCTGCTCATCCAGATGGCGATCTCGCGCACCCGCGAGTTTGCCGCCGACGCCGAGGCGGCGCGCACCGTCGGCACGGGCCGCGGCCTCGCCAATGCGCTGCGCAAGCTGGAAGCCTGGTCGAAGCGCATCCCGCTGGATGCCAACCCGGCCATGTCGCACATGTTCATCATCAAGCCATTCTCCGGCGAGACCCTGATGCGGCTGTTCTCCACGCACCCGCCCACGGCCGAGCGCATCGCGCGGCTGGAAAGGATGGCGTGA
- a CDS encoding SAM-dependent methyltransferase, with product MNQVRVNRKAEHRLDAGHPWIYSTDVLDPGDAGPGDAVRVVNEKGRFLGIAHSSSASQIRLRLLTREDRPIDRAFFLERLRAAIDFRRAVVADSDACRLVHAEADLLPALIVDQYGAHLVAQFLDQGMDRAAAVIADCLRELAAPASILARNDLAVRRLEQLPLDSVPLFGEPPARAEIRMNGLWFAVDVLHGQKTGAFLDQRENYTAAARWARGRGLDLFTCQGGFALHAAGRCESIEAVDSSAPALEIAAENARRNGIENILWREANAFDYLSGLAAARRQFEWIVLDPPAFARSRANLEAALRGYRELNHKALKVLAPGGVLVTCSCSHHVSEADLLQLIASAAVDTRRTLRVLERRTQAADHPILLTVPETHYLKCLILQAL from the coding sequence GTGAACCAGGTCCGCGTCAACCGCAAGGCCGAACATCGGCTCGATGCGGGTCACCCCTGGATCTACTCAACCGATGTGTTGGACCCGGGCGACGCCGGGCCGGGCGATGCCGTCCGCGTCGTCAACGAAAAGGGCCGCTTTCTCGGCATCGCCCATTCCAGCTCCGCTTCGCAGATCCGGCTGCGGCTGCTGACCCGCGAAGATCGCCCCATCGACCGCGCCTTCTTCCTCGAACGGCTTCGCGCGGCCATTGATTTTCGCCGCGCCGTCGTCGCCGACTCCGACGCCTGCCGGCTCGTCCACGCCGAGGCCGACCTGCTGCCGGCGCTCATCGTCGATCAATATGGCGCGCATCTCGTGGCCCAGTTTCTTGATCAGGGCATGGACCGCGCGGCCGCCGTCATCGCCGACTGCCTCCGTGAACTCGCCGCACCGGCCTCGATCCTCGCCCGCAACGACTTGGCCGTGCGCCGGCTCGAACAACTGCCGCTCGATTCGGTACCCCTCTTCGGCGAGCCGCCGGCGCGCGCTGAAATCCGCATGAATGGCCTGTGGTTCGCCGTGGACGTCCTTCACGGTCAGAAGACCGGCGCGTTTCTCGACCAGCGCGAAAACTACACCGCTGCGGCCCGCTGGGCCCGCGGCCGCGGCCTGGATCTGTTCACCTGCCAGGGCGGCTTTGCGCTCCACGCCGCCGGCCGCTGCGAATCGATCGAAGCCGTCGACTCGTCGGCCCCGGCGCTGGAAATCGCCGCCGAAAACGCGCGCCGCAACGGGATCGAGAACATCCTGTGGCGCGAGGCCAACGCCTTCGACTACCTCTCCGGGCTCGCCGCCGCGCGGCGCCAGTTCGAATGGATCGTGCTCGATCCGCCCGCTTTCGCCAGGTCGCGCGCCAACCTGGAAGCGGCCCTTCGCGGCTACCGGGAGCTGAACCACAAGGCGCTGAAGGTGCTCGCACCGGGGGGCGTGTTGGTCACCTGTTCCTGCTCGCATCACGTCTCGGAGGCGGATCTGCTCCAGCTCATCGCCTCGGCCGCGGTCGATACGCGCCGCACTCTACGGGTGCTCGAGCGGCGCACGCAGGCCGCCGACCATCCCATCCTGCTCACCGTGCCGGAGACGCACTATCTGAAGTGCCTGATCCTACAGGCGCTTTAA